The following coding sequences are from one Paenibacillus tundrae window:
- a CDS encoding BMP family lipoprotein, with the protein MKKMLSLSLVMLLAVSVMLAGCGSKPKEETNAGGTTGGEATEAKSDLKIGMVTDVGGVNDKSFNQSAWEALQATETETGVAVKYLQSKSDEEYIPNLNEFVKGGYDLTWGIGFQLADAIKTVADQNPESKLAIIDSVVDSPNVKSVTFAEEEGSFLVGVVAGLTTKTNKIGFVGGMESPLIKKFEVGFREGVKAVNPDAQFISNYTGAFDKPDLGKAAAATLYNEGVDIIFHASGATGNGVFNEASARKKQGQEVWVIGVDKDQSLEFGDEVTLTSMIKKVDEAVKRVNQEVVDGTFAGGSENLTLKENGVGIADTSTANVPADVLAKVDEYKEKIINGEIKVPTE; encoded by the coding sequence ATGAAGAAGATGCTCAGCTTGTCTTTGGTCATGTTGCTGGCAGTATCCGTAATGCTCGCAGGTTGCGGAAGCAAACCAAAAGAAGAAACAAATGCCGGAGGAACTACGGGTGGCGAAGCTACTGAAGCGAAATCCGATTTGAAAATTGGTATGGTAACTGACGTAGGTGGAGTTAACGATAAGTCCTTTAACCAATCCGCTTGGGAAGCTCTGCAAGCAACTGAAACTGAAACAGGTGTAGCTGTTAAATACCTGCAAAGTAAATCCGATGAAGAGTACATTCCTAACTTGAACGAATTCGTTAAAGGTGGATATGACCTGACTTGGGGTATTGGTTTCCAATTGGCTGACGCAATCAAAACCGTTGCTGACCAAAACCCAGAATCCAAACTCGCGATCATTGACAGCGTAGTGGATTCTCCGAATGTTAAGTCTGTAACTTTTGCTGAAGAAGAAGGATCTTTCTTGGTTGGTGTTGTTGCAGGTCTGACAACGAAAACAAACAAAATTGGTTTTGTAGGCGGTATGGAAAGCCCACTGATCAAAAAGTTTGAAGTAGGATTCAGAGAAGGCGTTAAAGCAGTTAACCCTGACGCTCAATTCATTTCTAACTACACAGGTGCATTTGATAAACCTGACCTTGGTAAAGCAGCAGCAGCTACACTTTACAACGAAGGCGTAGACATCATTTTCCACGCTTCTGGCGCAACTGGTAACGGTGTGTTTAACGAAGCAAGCGCTCGTAAGAAACAAGGTCAAGAAGTATGGGTTATCGGTGTTGATAAAGACCAATCTCTTGAGTTTGGTGATGAAGTCACGTTGACTTCCATGATCAAAAAAGTTGACGAAGCGGTTAAACGCGTAAACCAAGAAGTTGTTGATGGTACATTCGCTGGTGGTTCTGAGAACCTGACACTGAAAGAAAACGGTGTAGGCATCGCAGATACTTCTACTGCTAACGTTCCTGCTGATGTACTTGCTAAAGTTGACGAGTACAAAGAAAAAATCATCAACGGCGAAATCAAAGTACCTACTGAGTAA
- the infC gene encoding translation initiation factor IF-3, with protein MINDEIRAKEVRLVGAEGEQIGIKPIREALQMAIDLNLDLVNVAPQAKPPVCRIMDYGKFRYEQQKKDKEARKNQKIVDIKEVWFRSNIEEHDYQTKLRNVVKFLKEGDKVKCSVRYRGREIAHAAIGQRILERVKVEVEELCTIERQPKLEGRSMIMILAPKA; from the coding sequence ATGATTAATGATGAGATTCGGGCGAAAGAAGTACGCCTTGTCGGAGCTGAAGGAGAACAAATTGGGATCAAGCCGATTCGTGAAGCACTACAAATGGCGATTGATCTGAACTTGGATCTGGTCAATGTGGCACCACAGGCTAAACCGCCGGTGTGTCGCATCATGGACTATGGCAAATTCCGCTATGAGCAACAAAAGAAAGACAAAGAAGCCCGTAAGAACCAGAAAATTGTTGACATTAAAGAAGTATGGTTCCGTTCCAATATTGAGGAGCATGATTATCAAACGAAGCTTCGTAATGTAGTTAAGTTTTTGAAAGAGGGCGACAAAGTGAAATGTTCTGTTCGTTATCGCGGACGTGAAATTGCACATGCCGCCATTGGTCAGCGGATTTTGGAGCGCGTTAAGGTGGAAGTTGAAGAACTTTGCACTATTGAGCGTCAACCAAAATTGGAAGGCCGCAGTATGATCATGATTCTGGCTCCAAAAGCCTGA
- a CDS encoding ABC transporter permease, which yields MNNVLKWFTRDSFILPVVAIIMGLILGGIVMLIGGYNPVEAYGALFKKVFGDMYNFGEAVREMTPLIMTGLAFAFASRAGLFNIGGEGQFLVGMTAATFVGVKFTGLPIFIHAPLALIAGAVFGGLWAAIAGYLKAKRGVNEVISSIMLNWIGLYLANLIVRQFLLQPGENRSQNIGESASISIAWLSELMGNSRVHMGTIIAIVLAVLFYIYMWKTKQGYEIRAVGYNPNAAEYAGMHVNRNIVKAMFISGMLAGLGGAFQVLGVFQYQTVMSGSPGTGFDGIAVALIGLNHPFGVLLGALLFGTLTYGSAGMSFAADVPPEIIRIVIGSIIFFIAAQGIVRWVLKPFYSKRKKEKVL from the coding sequence ATGAATAACGTATTAAAATGGTTTACCCGTGATTCATTTATTTTACCTGTTGTAGCGATTATTATGGGTCTGATCCTGGGCGGTATCGTAATGTTGATTGGTGGATATAACCCAGTTGAGGCTTATGGTGCATTGTTCAAAAAGGTGTTTGGAGACATGTATAACTTCGGTGAAGCTGTGCGTGAAATGACTCCGCTCATTATGACTGGACTTGCCTTTGCCTTCGCATCACGTGCTGGTTTGTTTAATATCGGGGGAGAAGGACAATTCCTCGTTGGTATGACAGCAGCAACGTTTGTAGGTGTGAAATTCACAGGACTACCGATCTTCATTCATGCTCCACTGGCTCTGATCGCAGGTGCCGTATTTGGTGGACTGTGGGCAGCTATTGCAGGTTATTTGAAAGCGAAGCGTGGCGTAAATGAAGTTATCAGTAGTATCATGTTGAACTGGATTGGTCTGTATCTGGCCAACTTGATTGTGCGTCAGTTCTTGCTGCAACCAGGGGAGAACCGCTCACAAAATATCGGTGAATCAGCTTCCATCAGTATCGCGTGGTTGTCTGAATTAATGGGTAACTCTCGTGTACACATGGGGACGATAATCGCCATTGTTCTGGCTGTGCTCTTCTACATTTACATGTGGAAAACGAAACAAGGATATGAAATTCGTGCTGTAGGATACAACCCGAATGCAGCTGAATATGCAGGTATGCATGTCAACCGTAACATTGTCAAAGCAATGTTCATTAGTGGTATGCTTGCTGGTTTAGGTGGCGCATTCCAAGTGCTAGGTGTATTCCAATACCAAACTGTTATGTCCGGTTCACCGGGAACAGGTTTTGATGGAATCGCGGTTGCTTTGATCGGTTTGAATCACCCATTTGGTGTGCTTCTAGGTGCGTTGCTGTTCGGTACGCTCACTTACGGTTCTGCGGGAATGAGTTTTGCCGCGGATGTACCACCCGAGATTATTCGGATTGTTATCGGTTCGATTATCTTCTTCATTGCGGCACAAGGCATCGTGCGCTGGGTACTTAAACCGTTCTATTCCAAGCGCAAGAAAGAGAAGGTGTTGTAG
- the rpmI gene encoding 50S ribosomal protein L35: MPKMKTHSSLKGRFKITGSGKVLRYKAHKNHLLSHKSKRAKRVLNGNPVMAAGDVRRLKQGLANLKG; this comes from the coding sequence ATGCCTAAAATGAAAACACACAGCAGTTTGAAAGGACGCTTCAAAATTACCGGTTCCGGTAAAGTCCTTCGTTACAAAGCTCACAAAAACCACTTGCTTTCCCACAAATCAAAACGTGCTAAGCGCGTTCTGAATGGTAACCCAGTTATGGCTGCAGGTGACGTAAGACGTTTGAAACAAGGTTTGGCTAACCTCAAAGGCTAA
- the rplT gene encoding 50S ribosomal protein L20: MARVKGGFVVRRRHKKVLKLARGYFGSKHRIFKTANEQVMKSLVYAYRDRRNTKRNFRRLWIVRINAAARMNGLSYNKLIHGLKLAGVDMNRKMLADLAVNDINAFNSLATVAKGKINA; this comes from the coding sequence ATGGCAAGAGTCAAAGGCGGTTTTGTAGTACGTCGTCGTCATAAAAAGGTTTTGAAACTGGCAAGAGGTTATTTCGGTTCCAAACACCGCATTTTTAAAACAGCTAACGAGCAAGTAATGAAATCCCTGGTATACGCATACCGTGACCGTCGCAACACGAAACGTAACTTCCGCAGACTGTGGATCGTTCGTATCAATGCTGCAGCACGTATGAATGGTTTGTCTTACAACAAACTGATCCATGGTTTGAAACTTGCTGGTGTAGATATGAACCGCAAAATGTTGGCTGATCTGGCCGTTAACGACATCAATGCGTTCAACTCTTTGGCTACTGTAGCTAAAGGTAAAATCAACGCCTAA
- a CDS encoding ABC transporter permease, with the protein MDLLTIGQIINTTLVFATALIFASLGGIFSEKSGVTNLGLEGFMVFGAFAAGIGAHYAQEAGMDGTTSAWMGVLLAIVLGVVVSLIHAVASITFKADQIISGIVINFLAAGSTLYLVKLLFEGSGDSPLVQGFSKFNVPLLQDIPLLGEALFKNVYPTTYLAIAFVFVTYYIMYKTPFGLRLRSVGEHPSAADTVGVKVLRYRYVGVMISGALAAIGGAAITLTTTGTFSHNTVSGQGFIAIAAMIFGKWNPIGAFIAALFFGFSQAIRNYVQLFDWSQSIPQEIIFMLPYLLTIIVLVVAVGRSSAPSALGEAYDPGKR; encoded by the coding sequence ATGGACTTGTTGACAATCGGGCAAATTATCAATACGACGCTTGTCTTTGCCACGGCATTGATTTTTGCATCCTTGGGCGGTATTTTCTCAGAGAAATCCGGTGTAACAAACCTGGGTCTTGAAGGTTTCATGGTATTCGGAGCGTTTGCAGCGGGGATTGGTGCGCACTATGCTCAAGAAGCAGGTATGGATGGAACAACATCAGCTTGGATGGGTGTTCTCCTTGCCATTGTACTTGGCGTAGTTGTATCGCTTATTCATGCGGTTGCTTCAATCACGTTTAAGGCCGACCAAATTATTAGTGGTATCGTAATTAACTTTTTGGCGGCAGGTAGCACACTGTATTTGGTAAAATTGTTGTTCGAAGGTTCAGGGGATTCCCCGCTCGTACAAGGATTTAGCAAATTCAATGTGCCGCTGTTACAAGATATTCCTTTGCTTGGAGAAGCTCTGTTCAAGAACGTATACCCAACGACTTACCTGGCGATTGCATTTGTATTTGTGACGTATTACATCATGTACAAAACACCATTTGGTCTGCGTCTCCGTTCGGTAGGGGAACATCCAAGTGCTGCAGATACAGTAGGTGTTAAGGTATTAAGATATCGTTATGTTGGCGTAATGATCAGTGGTGCGCTCGCAGCAATTGGTGGAGCTGCCATTACACTAACGACAACAGGAACATTCTCACATAACACAGTTTCTGGACAAGGCTTTATCGCAATTGCGGCAATGATCTTTGGTAAGTGGAACCCGATTGGTGCGTTCATCGCAGCGTTGTTCTTCGGATTCTCACAAGCGATTCGGAACTATGTGCAATTGTTTGATTGGTCTCAAAGTATTCCCCAGGAAATTATTTTCATGTTGCCTTATCTACTCACGATCATTGTGCTTGTTGTAGCCGTTGGGCGTTCTTCTGCTCCGTCTGCACTCGGAGAGGCATACGATCCAGGGAAAAGGTAA
- a CDS encoding glycosyltransferase family 2 protein, with protein MLDAIFVTLQVLLALLAVYQFTFSLFGLYKKKKKKNYPATKSFAVLVAAHNEEQVIGALMENLKELDYPEDLYDVFVICDNCTDGTAQIVRDHGLNACVRTNADLRGKGYAIEWMLKYLWKLPRQYDAVVMFDADNLVDRNFLLEMNNDLCNGARVIQGYIDTKNPEDSWITAAYGVSYWYINRLWQLSRYNLNMANFLGGTGMCFETNLLKEIGWGATSLVEDLEFTMRSVQRNVYPVFNYDAKVFDEKPLTFKASARQRLRWMQGHFTVARRYFFPLLWQSIKERSLVKFDLAVYGANVYVVLLTFLLTAVMWVDTAVFNGPNIANVYGYFPLWVGFVAIGLNILTFLLSMALEKVTFAKVYLYLVLFPIYLLSWYPITFYAFFTQNNKQWSHTQHTRVVRLDEVQSKQG; from the coding sequence ATGTTGGACGCTATATTCGTCACGCTGCAGGTGCTACTTGCACTGCTAGCTGTGTACCAATTCACGTTTTCGCTGTTCGGTCTGTATAAGAAAAAGAAAAAGAAAAATTATCCAGCGACAAAGTCATTTGCTGTACTGGTCGCTGCGCACAATGAGGAACAGGTCATTGGTGCATTGATGGAAAACTTGAAAGAACTTGATTATCCAGAAGATCTGTACGATGTATTTGTTATCTGTGACAACTGTACAGATGGAACAGCTCAAATTGTTAGAGACCATGGATTGAACGCATGTGTTCGTACGAATGCGGATCTCAGAGGTAAAGGGTATGCCATTGAATGGATGCTCAAATATCTGTGGAAATTGCCACGTCAGTACGATGCAGTTGTTATGTTTGACGCGGATAACCTGGTAGATCGTAACTTTTTGCTTGAGATGAATAACGACCTTTGTAATGGAGCGCGCGTGATCCAAGGTTACATTGATACGAAGAATCCAGAAGATTCTTGGATTACAGCAGCTTATGGTGTATCGTACTGGTACATTAACCGTCTGTGGCAGTTGTCTCGTTACAACCTGAACATGGCGAATTTCCTTGGAGGTACAGGGATGTGCTTCGAGACTAATTTGCTGAAGGAAATTGGTTGGGGTGCAACGAGCTTGGTAGAGGATCTAGAGTTTACGATGCGTAGTGTGCAACGTAATGTCTACCCGGTCTTCAACTATGACGCTAAGGTGTTTGATGAGAAACCGTTGACGTTCAAAGCTTCAGCTAGACAACGTCTTCGTTGGATGCAAGGTCACTTTACTGTTGCGCGGAGATATTTCTTCCCGTTGCTGTGGCAAAGTATCAAAGAAAGAAGCTTGGTCAAATTCGATCTTGCTGTATATGGTGCCAACGTATACGTAGTATTGCTAACCTTCTTGCTGACAGCGGTAATGTGGGTAGATACAGCGGTGTTTAATGGCCCGAATATCGCCAATGTGTATGGGTACTTCCCGTTATGGGTAGGATTTGTAGCAATCGGTTTGAACATTTTGACGTTCTTGCTGTCAATGGCGCTGGAGAAGGTTACTTTTGCCAAAGTATATCTATACCTGGTGTTGTTCCCAATCTACCTGCTCTCTTGGTACCCAATTACGTTCTATGCGTTCTTTACGCAGAACAACAAACAATGGAGCCACACTCAACATACACGTGTTGTACGTTTGGATGAGGTACAGAGCAAGCAAGGGTAA
- a CDS encoding ABC transporter ATP-binding protein, with the protein MGAATPVVELKQITKRFPGIVANDAISLQLRKGEIHALLGENGAGKSTLMNIVFGLYQPDEGSIEVNGKPVIIDSPNKAIDLGIGMVHQHFKLVQPFTVTENIILGSEPTKGLNINYKKAAAEVQRLSEQYGLKVNPHAKIHDISVGMQQRVEIVKTLYRGADILIFDEPTAVLTPQEIKELMIIMKKLVAEGKSIILITHKLKEIMEISDTVTIIRRGKVIDSVKTAETNPNELAEKMVGRNVTFKVDKKPATPGANILEVSQLTARNKEDMPVLNKLNLNVRAGEIVGIAGVDGNGQSELIEALTGLRKIESGSIRLQGKELANLSPRRISESGVAHIPEDRHKHGLVLDFSVSENIVLESYYKSPYTRRGFLNFDAIKKQAKRLVEAFDVRTPSIETKARSLSGGNQQKAIIAREVDKNPELLIAAQPTRGLDVGAIEFVQKQLIAQRDQGKAVLLISFELDEIINVSDRIAVIYEGEIVGEVLPEETNDRELGLMMAGSTQKRGTVHE; encoded by the coding sequence ATGGGTGCAGCAACCCCCGTCGTTGAGTTAAAACAAATCACGAAGCGTTTTCCAGGCATTGTTGCCAACGACGCCATCAGCCTTCAGCTTCGTAAAGGCGAGATTCATGCTCTACTGGGCGAAAACGGCGCTGGTAAATCAACATTAATGAATATTGTATTTGGTCTCTATCAGCCGGATGAAGGTTCCATTGAGGTGAATGGCAAGCCGGTTATCATCGATAGCCCGAATAAGGCCATCGATCTGGGAATCGGTATGGTGCATCAGCACTTTAAGCTCGTACAGCCGTTCACGGTAACAGAGAACATTATTTTGGGATCTGAGCCAACAAAAGGTCTCAACATTAATTATAAAAAAGCTGCTGCAGAAGTGCAGCGCCTATCTGAGCAATATGGCTTGAAAGTAAATCCACATGCCAAAATACATGATATTTCGGTCGGAATGCAGCAACGGGTAGAAATTGTGAAAACATTGTACCGTGGTGCCGATATTCTGATTTTTGACGAGCCTACGGCTGTCTTGACGCCTCAAGAGATCAAAGAATTAATGATCATCATGAAAAAGCTCGTAGCTGAAGGTAAGTCCATTATTTTGATCACGCACAAGCTGAAAGAAATTATGGAAATCTCCGATACCGTAACGATTATTCGTCGTGGTAAAGTCATCGATTCAGTGAAGACTGCGGAGACCAATCCGAATGAACTCGCTGAGAAAATGGTCGGGCGTAATGTCACATTCAAAGTGGATAAGAAGCCGGCTACACCGGGTGCTAACATCTTAGAAGTTAGCCAGTTGACGGCTAGAAACAAAGAGGACATGCCTGTTCTTAATAAACTGAACCTCAATGTGCGTGCAGGAGAGATTGTCGGTATCGCTGGGGTAGATGGTAATGGACAGAGTGAGTTAATTGAAGCACTTACGGGGCTGCGCAAAATAGAGAGTGGCTCAATTCGCCTACAAGGCAAGGAGCTTGCTAATCTTTCTCCACGACGCATCTCGGAATCAGGAGTAGCTCATATTCCTGAGGATCGGCACAAACATGGACTTGTTCTTGATTTTTCAGTCAGCGAGAATATCGTACTGGAATCGTATTATAAATCGCCATACACACGTAGAGGCTTCTTGAACTTCGATGCGATTAAAAAGCAAGCGAAGCGACTTGTCGAGGCTTTTGACGTGCGTACACCGAGTATTGAGACTAAAGCACGTTCCCTGTCTGGAGGGAATCAACAAAAGGCCATTATTGCCCGTGAGGTTGATAAAAACCCAGAACTGCTGATTGCTGCTCAGCCTACTCGTGGTTTGGATGTAGGGGCGATTGAGTTTGTACAGAAGCAGTTGATTGCACAGCGTGATCAGGGGAAAGCAGTGCTGCTGATTTCTTTCGAATTGGACGAAATTATTAATGTCTCCGATCGTATTGCTGTTATTTATGAGGGAGAGATCGTAGGCGAGGTGCTGCCAGAAGAAACCAATGATAGGGAGCTCGGCTTGATGATGGCGGGCAGCACCCAAAAGAGAGGTACAGTGCATGAATAA